From Thalassotalea euphylliae, the proteins below share one genomic window:
- a CDS encoding protein-L-isoaspartate(D-aspartate) O-methyltransferase has product MNVNVGSSVGGKSSRSGEILAQKLANEGIKDQRVLRAIAQSPRHIFVPEILAHKAYDNTALPIGQGQTISQPYIVARMSELILADGIPDNVLEIGTGSGYQTSILAQLVSKVFSVERIKALQWQAKRRLRAMDLHNVSMKHGDGWQGWRSKGPFQAIIVTAAPSSVPQALLEQLADGGRLVIPVGEQSQVLKLITRDGDHFNEQQIEMVRFVPLVPGDLL; this is encoded by the coding sequence ATGAATGTCAATGTAGGAAGCAGTGTTGGCGGAAAATCGAGTCGTAGTGGTGAAATTCTAGCGCAAAAATTAGCTAATGAAGGGATTAAAGATCAGCGTGTTTTACGCGCAATCGCGCAATCGCCTCGCCATATTTTTGTACCGGAAATACTGGCGCACAAAGCTTATGACAATACGGCATTGCCAATTGGACAAGGGCAAACAATTTCACAGCCTTACATTGTCGCCAGAATGTCTGAGCTTATCTTAGCCGATGGTATTCCTGATAATGTGTTAGAAATTGGTACAGGCTCTGGCTATCAAACCTCTATCCTTGCGCAATTGGTCAGTAAAGTTTTTTCAGTTGAACGTATTAAAGCGCTGCAGTGGCAAGCGAAGCGTCGCTTGCGAGCAATGGACCTTCACAATGTTTCCATGAAGCACGGCGACGGTTGGCAAGGTTGGCGTAGCAAAGGCCCGTTTCAAGCCATTATCGTAACAGCTGCGCCGAGCAGTGTGCCACAAGCGCTGTTAGAGCAGTTAGCGGATGGTGGCCGCTTAGTGATCCCTGTAGGCGAGCAATCACAAGTATTAAAACTTATCACCCGTGATGGTGACCATTTCAACGAACAGCAAATTGAGATGGTGCGCTTTGTACCGCTTGTGCCAGGAGATCTGCTGTGA
- the rpoS gene encoding RNA polymerase sigma factor RpoS has product MGLEKEIDTVNVEESTVDTEPSVKSQEEVSASLDATQLYLSEIGFSPLLSAEEEVYFSRLALKGDEKARKRMIESNLRLVVKIARRYNNRGLPLLDLIEEGNLGLIRAVEKFDPERGFRFSTYATWWIRQTIERAIMNQTRTIRLPIHVVKELNIYLRAARELVQKLDHEPTAEDIAKELDKPVADVSKMLRLNERITSVDTPFGGDSDKALLDVIPDEKGAGPERDLQSNDLNNNIVEWLGELNSKQREVLARRFGLMGYEAATLEDVGTEIGLTRERVRQIQVEALKRLRDILSQQNLSIEAIFQD; this is encoded by the coding sequence ATGGGCTTAGAAAAAGAAATCGACACTGTAAATGTTGAAGAAAGCACAGTTGATACGGAACCTTCAGTTAAATCTCAGGAAGAGGTCTCTGCGAGCCTAGATGCGACGCAGTTATATTTGAGTGAAATTGGATTTTCCCCCCTGCTTTCAGCCGAAGAAGAAGTCTATTTTTCGCGTTTAGCGTTAAAAGGTGACGAAAAAGCTCGAAAGCGCATGATAGAAAGCAACCTTAGGTTAGTGGTTAAAATCGCTAGGCGATACAACAATCGCGGCCTGCCATTGTTAGATTTAATCGAAGAAGGAAATCTCGGTTTAATTCGCGCCGTTGAGAAATTTGACCCTGAGCGCGGTTTCAGATTTTCAACTTATGCCACATGGTGGATTCGCCAAACCATTGAACGCGCCATCATGAATCAAACGCGCACCATACGTTTACCAATACATGTGGTGAAAGAACTCAATATCTACTTACGTGCCGCCCGTGAATTAGTGCAAAAGCTGGATCATGAGCCAACGGCTGAAGATATTGCTAAAGAGCTCGACAAGCCTGTTGCTGATGTCAGCAAAATGCTGCGCTTAAACGAACGCATTACCTCAGTCGATACGCCATTTGGCGGCGACTCTGATAAAGCACTGTTAGATGTTATCCCCGACGAGAAAGGCGCAGGACCAGAGCGCGATTTACAAAGCAATGACCTTAACAACAATATTGTTGAATGGCTTGGTGAACTAAATAGCAAGCAACGTGAAGTACTGGCTAGACGCTTTGGTTTAATGGGCTATGAAGCGGCTACTTTGGAAGATGTGGGGACTGAGATTGGTTTAACGCGCGAGCGTGTTCGCCAAATTCAAGTGGAAGCATTAAAGCGCCTGCGCGATATTCTAAGCCAGCAAAACTTATCCATTGAAGCAATATTTCAAGACTAA
- a CDS encoding cytochrome b/b6 domain-containing protein: MTVITKFKVWDNFTRIYHMSQLLLLALLWYSGEQGDFELHFLCGYTMLALWISRLFWGVLGSQSARFSYFVASPKTALGWLKRPHQAFPGHNPLAAYMIIALLLSLGVQLITGLFATDDVLAEGPLLYTVSDSLAESLDSLHNENFDVLLVLIAIHIVAALIHSWRGDNVIKTIITGFTHVQHATPLVFRSSIIPLLLWLVLALLFGYLWLGEASY, encoded by the coding sequence ATGACAGTGATAACCAAATTCAAAGTTTGGGATAACTTCACCCGTATTTATCATATGAGCCAGCTACTATTGCTGGCTTTACTTTGGTATTCAGGTGAGCAAGGGGATTTCGAACTGCACTTTCTGTGTGGCTACACTATGCTTGCACTTTGGATCAGCCGATTATTTTGGGGCGTACTGGGTAGCCAAAGTGCCAGATTTAGCTACTTTGTAGCATCACCTAAAACAGCCTTAGGCTGGTTAAAGAGACCGCATCAAGCATTTCCTGGGCACAATCCGTTAGCGGCGTATATGATTATCGCCCTGCTACTGAGCTTAGGTGTACAACTTATCACTGGCTTGTTTGCAACTGATGACGTGCTGGCGGAAGGACCACTGCTTTATACCGTCAGCGATTCACTTGCTGAGTCGCTAGATAGCTTACATAACGAAAATTTTGATGTTTTACTGGTACTAATCGCAATACATATTGTCGCAGCACTTATCCATAGCTGGCGCGGCGATAATGTCATTAAGACTATCATTACGGGCTTTACCCATGTACAGCACGCAACACCTCTAGTGTTTCGTTCAAGTATTATTCCGCTGTTATTGTGGTTAGTACTTGCCCTGCTCTTTGGCTATTTGTGGCTTGGCGAAGCGAGCTATTAA
- a CDS encoding peptidoglycan DD-metalloendopeptidase family protein — protein sequence MFLRYLLLLIISIFVLAGCSTRQAPAPVVESRSTVSLQKQTPASIKSASYTVRKGETLYSIAWRANSDIRTIAKLNKLLPPYRIFPGQKLKISENSSKASRNKSSAKNSTKSSGTTTNKGHKKAVATTKKQEYGKAASGQKISKKPVAPTTNFSQKIKRWLWPAKGKLIATFSTAPQGNKGIDIAGKRGDRIKAAADGKVVYAGSALRGYGKLIIVKHNDDYLSAYAHNDELLVKEQQSVKAGDVIAKMGDTDAQRVMLHFEVRFRGKSVNPLKYLPKR from the coding sequence ATGTTTTTGCGTTATTTACTCCTACTGATAATTAGTATTTTTGTGCTTGCTGGGTGTAGTACTCGGCAAGCCCCTGCGCCAGTGGTTGAGTCGCGTTCTACTGTCTCTTTGCAAAAACAAACGCCCGCCAGTATCAAAAGCGCCAGTTATACGGTCAGAAAAGGGGAAACCCTTTATTCTATCGCTTGGCGTGCGAATAGTGATATAAGAACCATAGCAAAACTCAATAAGTTGTTGCCTCCCTATCGAATATTCCCCGGCCAGAAGCTCAAAATTAGTGAAAATTCAAGCAAAGCCAGTAGGAATAAGAGCTCAGCTAAAAATTCGACTAAAAGCTCTGGTACTACCACCAATAAAGGGCATAAAAAAGCTGTTGCAACGACCAAAAAGCAGGAGTATGGTAAAGCTGCAAGTGGGCAAAAAATAAGCAAAAAGCCCGTTGCACCAACCACTAACTTTTCGCAAAAAATCAAGCGATGGTTATGGCCAGCCAAGGGAAAACTTATCGCAACATTCTCGACGGCACCACAGGGAAATAAAGGAATAGATATCGCGGGTAAACGCGGTGACCGAATCAAAGCAGCCGCTGATGGTAAGGTCGTATACGCGGGTAGTGCATTAAGAGGCTATGGTAAGCTCATCATTGTAAAACACAACGACGATTACTTGAGTGCTTATGCGCACAACGACGAGCTGTTGGTAAAAGAGCAGCAAAGCGTTAAAGCTGGCGATGTGATAGCTAAGATGGGTGACACTGACGCGCAAAGAGTCATGCTTCATTTTGAAGTTCGCTTTCGTGGCAAATCCGTGAATCCTTTGAAGTACTTACCTAAACGATAG
- a CDS encoding YqaA family protein, with translation MKIFSALYEWTLKWAEHKLAPRVLAMLTFAESVFFPIPPDVLLAPMVLAKPKKAWFYATLTTTASVIGGVVGYLLGYFMFDAWIQPIITEVGYQDKMDHAMAWFEQWGIWVVFLAGFTPIPYKVFTLSAGVLQMLFIPFLIASFIGRGMRFFLVAGLIQWGGEKMEQKLRQWVDVIGWSLVAIIAFAYVVYIA, from the coding sequence GTGAAGATTTTTTCTGCGTTATACGAGTGGACACTTAAATGGGCTGAGCACAAGCTGGCACCGCGAGTGTTGGCGATGCTGACCTTCGCGGAGTCAGTATTTTTTCCCATCCCGCCAGATGTATTATTGGCGCCTATGGTACTTGCCAAGCCCAAGAAAGCTTGGTTCTACGCGACATTAACCACAACAGCATCTGTGATCGGTGGGGTGGTGGGCTACTTGCTCGGCTATTTTATGTTTGATGCTTGGATTCAGCCGATTATTACTGAGGTTGGCTACCAAGACAAAATGGATCACGCCATGGCATGGTTCGAGCAATGGGGGATTTGGGTCGTTTTCCTCGCTGGCTTTACACCGATCCCTTATAAAGTGTTTACGCTCAGTGCTGGCGTGTTACAAATGCTATTTATTCCGTTTTTGATCGCTTCCTTTATTGGCCGAGGTATGAGGTTCTTTTTAGTGGCTGGCTTGATTCAATGGGGCGGGGAAAAAATGGAACAAAAGCTGCGTCAGTGGGTCGATGTGATTGGCTGGAGCCTAGTTGCAATCATAGCTTTCGCCTATGTAGTATACATAGCATAA
- a CDS encoding cytochrome b562, with translation MKKLIVPVMLSALAFSTPSFASHPMCGKTELAELMGDMKDSMKAVKKAVKSGNIGEVSNIANNLLTAVNQSTDLVPLAISDQKSLSAEQQADFKKYQKGMEYLKSAVTELASAQDLPAIKAALGKIGKASKKGHKAFKMDCDD, from the coding sequence ATGAAAAAATTGATTGTACCTGTTATGCTATCGGCACTTGCATTTTCCACGCCGAGTTTTGCGAGTCATCCGATGTGCGGTAAAACCGAGCTGGCTGAATTAATGGGCGATATGAAAGACAGCATGAAGGCTGTGAAAAAAGCAGTAAAGTCAGGCAATATTGGTGAAGTATCAAACATTGCAAACAATTTGCTAACCGCCGTAAACCAGTCAACTGATCTAGTGCCTTTAGCGATTAGCGATCAAAAAAGTCTGTCAGCAGAGCAGCAAGCTGATTTCAAAAAATACCAAAAAGGCATGGAGTATTTAAAGTCGGCGGTAACTGAGCTAGCTTCAGCACAAGATTTACCAGCGATTAAAGCTGCCTTAGGTAAAATTGGCAAGGCCAGTAAAAAAGGTCACAAAGCATTTAAAATGGATTGTGACGATTAG